In Natronococcus sp. AD-5, the genomic window CGACATGGCGTTTCCGCGGCTGAACGCCGTCGGCTTCTGGATGCTGCCGCCCGCACTCCTGCTCTCCCGTCTCGGGATCCTCGCGGAAGTGACGGGGAAATCGCTCGCGCTTGTCGTTCCCGAAGGATGGCTCACGATCCTGTACGTACTCCGGGAGCCGGCGCTCGGTTGGACGCTGTACACGCCGCTGTCGACGACGATGCCGGATCCGCAGATCAACTTCCTGTTGTTAGGTCTTCACCTGAGTGGCATCGCTACCACGATCGCCGCGATCAACTTCATCACGACGATCGTCTACGAGCGCACCTCGGAGATCGGCTGGGCGAACCTCGACATCTTCTCGTGGAACATGCTCGTCACGAGCGCGCTCGTCATCTTCGCCTTCCCTCTGCTCGGGACCGCGCTCCTGATGCTGCTGTTCGATCGGAATTTCGGAACGACGTTCTTCGCCACCGAAGGGGGCGGCCCGGTCCTCTGGCAGCACCTGTTCTGGTTCTGGGGCCATCCCGAGGTGTACATCATCTTCCTGCCCGCGGCGGGACTGATGAGCCTCATCCTGCCGAAGTTCGTCGGACGGAAACTGTTCGGGTTCAAGTTCATCGTCTACTCGACGATCGCGATCGGCGTCCTCTCGTTCGGCGTCTGGGCCCACCACATGTTCGCCACGGGAATCGACCCCCGCATCCGCGCGAGTTTCATGGCTACCTCGATCGCGATCGCCGTCCCCAGCGCGATCAAGGTGTTCAACTGGATCACGACGATATGGAACGGAAACGTCAAACTCGCCGCACCGACGATCCTCTGCGTCGGCGGCATCGGTATGCACATCTACGGGGGGATCACCGGCGTCTTCCTCGCCGTCATCCCCGTCGACATCATCTACCACGACACCTACTACGTCGTCGGCCACTTCCACCTGATCGTCATGGGGATCATCCCCCTGATGATGTTCGCGGCGAGTTACTACTGGTATCCGCTGCTGACCGGCCGGCTCTACGATCGCCGGCTCGCCCTCTTCCAGTCGACGCTGCTCGTGACCGGTTCGGCGCTGACCTTCGTGACGCTGATGGCGCTCGGGTTTCTCGAGCACCCGCGCCGGTACGCGACCTATCCGGCCGAGTTCCAGAACCTGCACGTCGTCGCGACGGTCGGCGCCTACATCATCGGGTTGAGCGTCATGCTGTGGTTGTACAACATGCTCTGGTCGTACTTCCACGGCGAACCGGTCGAAACCGCCGATCCGTGGGATCTCAAGTCGACGAACCAGTTCACCCGCGAGTGGCAGTGGTTCGAGGAGAAACTCGAGCGCGAGCGCGGGATTCCCCCGAGCGAGCCCGAGGAGGTTCGACGCTCGTACGTGCCGGCGCAGGAGGAAGCGCCGCCCTCGCTCTACGGTCGGATCGTGCCGGTCGCCCGAACCGTCGTGAGCGATGCGGGTGCAGGGGCGATCGGCGGCTTCGTCGGGACGATGTTCATGACCGGCGTGCTGTTCGTCGCCGTGGCGATCGGCGCGTTCGACCTCGAGGCGTTCGCCGACCTCGCCGCGCTCGTCGGCCTGCCCGCGACCGTCGGCCTCGGATACGCGGTCTTCCTCGTGGGCGGGATGACGGTCTGGCCGCTGCTGTTCCTGGCGCTCGGCGAGTACCTGCCGGGTGAACTCTCGTTCGTCACCGGCCTGTGGTACTCGACGGTCATCGCGTCCGGGTTCGCGATCGCCTTCCACACCGACCAGCTCGGGCTCGAGCTGGTCGCGTACCTGCTGTTCGTGTTGCTCTCCCACTGGACCTACGGGCTCGGGCTCGCCGGGACGATCGAGTACTTCGGTAGCCGCCATCCGTCGCCGCCGGAGGACCAACCATGAGTTCGGACGAGTCGGACGACACCGCCGAGGACCCTCCGGTCGAGGGCGAACCGACCGAATCCGGAGAGTCGTTCGCTCTCACGTACGTGGCGCCGTTTCTGGGCGTGCTCCTGATCGCCGTCGGAATTCCGCTCGCCATTCTCGGCGGCTACGTCGTCGTACAGGATACGCTCAACCTCTGTGGCGATCCGTCGATCGATGTCCGCGCCCTCGGAGACGAGGAACGGCCGTCGGCGGCCGTCGGCGAGCTCGAGTACGGGGAGCTCTCGCAGGCCGAACAGCGCGCGCTCGAGCAGGCCATCGGCAGTCCGCTCGAGGAAGCCACCGTCGAGGGCGAGATGGAAAACCGGGACGTCCTGCTCGAAGGCGCCGTCGTCGAGGTCGACGGCGAGCGGTACTACGTTCGCATCGCGTCGCTGAACTCCTGTCTTCGGGCCGAACCGCTGCTGTTCCCGATCGGCATGGTCGGGATCCTTCTGGGAATCGTCGGCGTGCTGACGCCGCCGATCTACCGGAAGATGGCCGGCTTCGAGGAACGAATACAGCAGCGATAACCCCCTCGAATCGGGCTCGCCGTGACGACGGAGCGAACGCGGACGACGAGAAGTCGGCTCTCCGCTACGGGACGGGAAGTTCCCGGCTCGAGCGAGCCGGTTCGAGCGTCTCGCCGGCGTTACTATTCTTCGGGTTCGCTGTACGTGCTCGGATCCGGTTTCGGCGGGATGCCGTCACCGTCGCCCGGCTGCTCGGCGAGGTACGAGAACTTGCCCTTGCCGTCCGGCGAGGGTCCCTGCGTCCACGGCGCGTTCGGATCCGGTTGCGGATCGCGTCGCGTCGATATGAACGCGTAGTTGACATCCTGGTTCTCTTCCTCCTGGGGAAAGCTCGCGGGTACCGGGACCGGATCGTCGAGCGCGTCGAGCGCCTCGAGCCACTGGTTCTGGTGCATCGCGTCGCGCGCGATGAGATAGGAGAGCATGTCCTTCATTCCGGGATCGTCGGTGTACTCCCAGAGGCGAGTCGCGAGGGTGCGACCGGTCGCTTCGGCCATGACGTTGGCGTAGAGGTCGCCCGCGAGGTTGCCCGACGCGGCGACGTAGCCGCCGGTGAAGGGAACGCCGTTGCTGTCGACTGGCATCGCCGAGAGTCCCGACGAGAGGAACTGTCGGGGGTTCTGGCCGGTCATCGTCGCGGCGGTGGCTGCGGTCTCCTGAACCTCCTCGTCCATCTGCTTTGGCGAGCCGCGCAGGTTCTTCGTGACGGCCGTCGCGAGCATCTCGATGTGACCGAGTTCCTCGACTGCGGTCTCCATCAGCAGGTCCCGGTAAGCTTCGTGCTCCTCGGGGAGCGCCCAGGCCTGGAACATGTACTGGAGGGCGACGCGCATCTCCCCTTCCTGTCCGCCGATCGCCTGCTGGAGGAGTTTCGCGAAGTGCGGGTCCGGGTTTTCGACTGTCACCTCGTACTGAAGCTCTGGTTCGTGAAAGAACATCCACGGAAAGCGGCCACAGCTACTGAAATAATACTCGTCGTTGCGAGTGTCGCCGTTGGGTCAGCAGGCCGAACGACTATGTCGACGTCGATAGTCAAAACGGGGGCGTAAATCATGCAACGGGACGATTCGCGGGCGACCTCGAGTCGAACGTTCGTCAAGTACGGCCTGGTTTCGGCGAGCACCGTGACCGGCACGACGAGCTGCGGTTACGGGCGCGCGCAACGAGGGAGGTGGGGGTCGGGCCGGATCGGATTTCGGACGCACCGATGGCCGAACGGGGGGTGATGTACCCGTACCAGCTCGTCCGCGAGCGGGCGTTCACGGTCGTCGAACGGGACCTCGAGTGGTAGCCGCGGCCCTCGAGTCGAGCTATCGAACGCACGTGATTAGCTACGATCACGCCGTCGCTCCGTGCGGTTCGCTTCACCGCGGCCGACGAGTGCCTTCGGTCCGACCGATCGTTCGCCTTCGACGGCGTGCGGGACTCGCCGTCGGAGACCGACCACGACGACTTCGTTACCGTCGGGCGTTAACGCCGATGAACCGGCGGGCTCCGACGCGAAGTGATCGCCGTCGCTCTCCGCGAAACGGCGCGATCGGACTGGGGTTTTTCCCCGCTGGCTCTCGTACGGTGGTTACTTCGAGGTGAATTCGGTGACCGAAAACGGCGATAAGCGGCGTGCGGCAGCGAAGTGTGAGCGGTGCGGGACGATCGGGATCATCCAGATCTGGCCCGACGGAACGCTCAAACCGCTCGGACAGCCGGATCTCTGTGACTGTCCCGACAGGACACTTCGCGTTCTCGAGGACGATCTCGACGCCGACGACGAGTTTCGGTGAGGCCGATTCGACGCGTCTCCCCGTTCGATCACAGCGCGGCGCCGACGTAGAGGACGAGTACGAGGAAGACCCAGACGAAGTCGACGAAGTGCCAGTACAGCGAGACGGTCGTGACGGAGGCGTCGTGGTCGGGACCGTAGTCCCTCCGGAGTCCGCGCCACAGGACCACGGCGATGCCGCCGACGCCCAGCGTGACGTGCAGGCCGTGCAGTCCGGTCAGCCCGAAGAAGGCGCTACCGAAGATGCCCGTCGTGAGCGCGAACCCCTCGTGGACGACGAACTCGTAGTACTCGTAGGCCTGGCCGCCGAGGAAGACGATCCCGAGGACGAGCGTCGTCCCGAGCAGCCCGAGAAATCGCCGCCGGTTGCCGTCGTGCAGCGCTTCGTGTGCGTAGTGGAACGTGACGCTGCTGGTGAGCAGGATCAGCGTGTTGATCAGGACCAGCGAGGTCACAAGCGGCGGCAGCTCCTCTGGTGGCCAGCCCCCGACCCGGAGGAAGAAATAGTAGACGAACAGCGCGCCGAACGTCGAGACGTCCGTCGTGAGAAAGAGCATCGTCGTCGAGACGTAGGATTCGCGGGACTTTCCGTGGCGCTCTCGAGCCGCGCCGAGAAACGCCTGGTCGATCCAGCCGGCGACGCCGGCGAGCAACCCGATCGCTCCGAAGACGGCGATGGCGACGCCGACGACCGGCGGGACGACGCCAGCCGCGGCGCCGAGCAGCGCGATCGCGATTCCGCTGTAGAGCCCGCCAGCCCCGAGCGCGGCGATCAGCGGCCACTTGCTCTCGTGTTCGTGCTCGTCGTGATCGCCGTGTGACTCCGGTGGCGGATTGTGCGGTCCGTATCCGGCGTCGGCGTCCGACCCGCCCGTCCGGGACGAATCGGAGCCGGACCCAGTGTCCATACCCCCGCTACCACGTCGACGCCGAAAAAGTACCGGCGCTCAGTAGAAGTACTCGTCCTCGGCGAGTTGCACGTATCGACCGTCGCGGTACGAGAACTTGCGCTTCTTGTAGGCTGCGAGCAGTTTCGTCGCGCCGATGCCGGCGGAGTAGCTCTTCTCCAAGATCGCACCGTTCTTCTCGGCACCCTGCATCCCGTTGACGATGTCGAACGCACGGTTCCAATCGTCGGGCTCGTACTCCGCGACGATGTCGGCGAAGGCGACGTTGCGAAGGATCTCGTCGCCGATCGCCCGCTTCCAGACGTCGTTGTAGCTCCCGAGCGAGTCGGTCGCGGCGAGTCGACCGGCGATCTTGCCCGTGCGAACCGCGACGTGGTATCCCCCTTCGTGGAACGCCGAAGTCGTCCCCATCGCGCCGCCGGCGACGGCGATGTTCGCGCCGACGGGCGAGTCGATCGGTCGCGTCGAGGAGATCGGGTACGTCTCGGTTCCCTTCGACTTCCCGCGGTCTTCGACGATCGGGATGTCCGCCTCGATATCGTACTCGTCGCCGTACTCCCGCTCGAGCAGGCGCCTGATGTACTCCGATCCCGACGGGATCTGTTCGTCGGTCGGCTCCAGGAGCTTGTAGGAACCCGGGTTCGAGACGTCTTCGAGATCCATCCCGATGGGCATCGTCAGGCCGACGCGGGCGACCGTCCCGTCGTTGGGGAACACCCACGGGTAGGCGGTCTCGCCGGGCATGTACCCCCACCAGAACTTGAGGCGGTCCGCCTCGAACAGCTCCTCCGGGAAGTCCCGGTACTCCTGGTAGGCGATGTGGTTCGCCTCGGGCGGCGAGAGGTACTCCGAGACGCTCCGTCCGGGCGCGGTGAACTGATCGAGCGCCTCGAGCGTGACCCGGCGCTGGGGGCCGTCCGCGAGGACGACGTACTGGGCCTCGACCCGCTCGCCGTTCGAGAGCGTCAGCGCGTGGGTCGGCCCCTGCGGACTCGAGGCTCGGAGGTCGGTCTCGAGGCTCTTGACGCCCGTCCCGACCCGGAGGTCGGCGCCCGCGTCGGCCGCCCGCTCGTGGAGCCAGTCGTCCATGCGGGCGCGGTGGAACGTGTAGCCGAACTTCGGATACTCGGCCTCCATCCCGGTGGTCTCCAGTTCGACCCGACTCGAGGGACCGACGAAGTCGGTTCCCTCGAGTTCCTGTAGGATGACGTCGTCGGGAATCTCCCGGTAGTCGAAGTCCATGATGTCGATCCAGTAGTCGAGCATGCCGGCGGCGTCGGTCGAGTCGGGACCGGGCCCCTCCCGGTCCTCCCGCGGCACACCTTGTTCGAACAGGACCGTCTCGGCGCCGTGGGCGGCGGCCCGCTCCGCGGCGCAGGCACCCGCGGGCCCGCCGCCGACGATCGCGACGTCAACGCGTTCCATACTCCGTTGGGACTCAGCGGGTCATATTAAACTGCCTGAAACTCGTATCGAAAAACCATCGTGTCGCCAGCAACGACGCCCGTGAACTGAACGTTTTTCACCGCGCCGGTCGACGCAACTGCCATGACCGCTGCCGACGAGACGACGTCACGTGGTGGAGCCGGCGAGTCGGACCTGCTCGTCCTTCGAAAGGGAACCCACGGGGTTCCGGTCGAACGGTACGTTGCGGCGCTCCGAGACCGACTTCCGGATCGAACCGTCGAACTCGCTCGCACCCCCGCGGCCGAGCGCGAGGCGATCGAGGACGCCCGCTTCGTCACCGGAATGGTCCTCGACGAGGAGTTACTCGAGGCCGCCGCGAACCTGGAGGTGTTCGCCTGCGCCTACGCCGGCACCGGCCACCTGCCGCTCGAGCGACTCGAGGAGCGCGGCGTCGCGGTGACGAACGCCTCGGGCGTCCACGGACCGAACATCGGCGAACACGTCCTCGGTTCGATTCTCCACTTCACGCGCCGGTTCCACGTCGCCGAGCGCAGACAGCGCCGCCGGGAGTGGCGCCACTACCAGGCTCACGAACTCCAGGGCTCGACCGTCACGATCGTCGGTCTCGGCGCGATCGGCCGGGCGGTCTGTGACCGACTCGAGCCGTTCGGCGTCGAGACGATCGGCGTCCGCTACTCGCCCGAGAAGGGCGGCCCGACGGACGAGGTCATCGGTTTCGGCGACGACCCGTTCCACGAGGCGCTCGCCCGGACGGACTACCTCGTCCTCGCGTGCCCGCTCACGGACGTCACGCGCGGGCTGGTCGACCGCGAAGCCCTGACCACGCTCGATCCTACCGCCGTGATCGTCAACGTCGCCCGCGGACCGGTGATCGACACTGACGCGCTCGTCGACGCGTTACGGTCGAACTGGATCCGCGGCGCTTCCCTCGACGTCACCGACCCCGAACCGCTCCCCGAAGAGCACCCGCTGTGGAACCTCGGTAACGTCCAGATCACGCCGCACAACGCCGGTCACACGCCGAAGTACTACGATCGGCTGGCCGACATCGTCGCCGAGAACGTCCGCCGGTACGACGAGGCGGGGTCGGACGCCGGCCTCGAGAATCGAGTCCGTCTCTAAGTCCGCTCGAGCGCGGTCGTCCCTCGACGCTTCCGAGTGCATCTTTTTCCAGTGGGAGTGCGATAGGTCAGTCATGGAACCGCGAGCGACCGCTCGGTCGACGCGCGCGTACCGACTCACCACCGGCCGTTCGGTCCCAGGGGTGGAACGATGACGCTCTCGTTCGACGGGACGGTGATCGTTCCCGTCGCCGATCCGGACGACGGCGAGCGAACCGCCGCGGCGCTCGAACCCTACCTCGGGCCGAGCAGTACGGTGATCGCCATCAACGTCATCGAGAAGGCGGGCGGCGGCCCCGACAAGGCGTCGGTGGAACAGCGCGAGGAGCACGCGGACGACATCTTCCGGCGCGTTCGGGAGACGCTCGACGACGCCCCCGGCGCGCTCGAGACGAGGACCGTCTACGGAACCGACGTCGTCGAACGAATCTTCGAGACTGCGCGGGAGGAACGCGCCGACGCCGTGGTCTTCAGCGCTCGCGAAGGGAACCGACTCGCAGAGTTTCTTACCGGCGACGTGGCGAGACGGCTGGTCAAAGAGGCGACCGTGCCCGTCGTCGCCCTGCCGCGGGCCTCGTCCTGATCGATCGTAGACTACTGCTGGGAGTTGCCGAGGAGGTTACTCGTCGATCGAATCCAGCTGACCAAGGAGCTTCGCTCCCGGTTCGCGGAGAGAGACGGTGTTCGCGTCGGGGTCGAAGTCGACGGCGTCGGCCGCGTCCAGCTTCGGGACGTGGACGTGGCGGAGCGC contains:
- a CDS encoding DUF6789 family protein, translated to MSRAVIQVSLFVAILSGCFLTAYFARRRRTDPSPDGGYAAIGERGLTWSEAKAAAIRWTTTTNHREIGLLYIAFGTVAAIWGGTDAMMIRTHLLTPEANIWTEQTYNELFTMHGLTMLIFFVAPVFFGIGNYFLPLLIGADDMAFPRLNAVGFWMLPPALLLSRLGILAEVTGKSLALVVPEGWLTILYVLREPALGWTLYTPLSTTMPDPQINFLLLGLHLSGIATTIAAINFITTIVYERTSEIGWANLDIFSWNMLVTSALVIFAFPLLGTALLMLLFDRNFGTTFFATEGGGPVLWQHLFWFWGHPEVYIIFLPAAGLMSLILPKFVGRKLFGFKFIVYSTIAIGVLSFGVWAHHMFATGIDPRIRASFMATSIAIAVPSAIKVFNWITTIWNGNVKLAAPTILCVGGIGMHIYGGITGVFLAVIPVDIIYHDTYYVVGHFHLIVMGIIPLMMFAASYYWYPLLTGRLYDRRLALFQSTLLVTGSALTFVTLMALGFLEHPRRYATYPAEFQNLHVVATVGAYIIGLSVMLWLYNMLWSYFHGEPVETADPWDLKSTNQFTREWQWFEEKLERERGIPPSEPEEVRRSYVPAQEEAPPSLYGRIVPVARTVVSDAGAGAIGGFVGTMFMTGVLFVAVAIGAFDLEAFADLAALVGLPATVGLGYAVFLVGGMTVWPLLFLALGEYLPGELSFVTGLWYSTVIASGFAIAFHTDQLGLELVAYLLFVLLSHWTYGLGLAGTIEYFGSRHPSPPEDQP
- a CDS encoding cytochrome c oxidase subunit 3, which translates into the protein MDTGSGSDSSRTGGSDADAGYGPHNPPPESHGDHDEHEHESKWPLIAALGAGGLYSGIAIALLGAAAGVVPPVVGVAIAVFGAIGLLAGVAGWIDQAFLGAARERHGKSRESYVSTTMLFLTTDVSTFGALFVYYFFLRVGGWPPEELPPLVTSLVLINTLILLTSSVTFHYAHEALHDGNRRRFLGLLGTTLVLGIVFLGGQAYEYYEFVVHEGFALTTGIFGSAFFGLTGLHGLHVTLGVGGIAVVLWRGLRRDYGPDHDASVTTVSLYWHFVDFVWVFLVLVLYVGAAL
- a CDS encoding D-2-hydroxyacid dehydrogenase; translation: MTAADETTSRGGAGESDLLVLRKGTHGVPVERYVAALRDRLPDRTVELARTPAAEREAIEDARFVTGMVLDEELLEAAANLEVFACAYAGTGHLPLERLEERGVAVTNASGVHGPNIGEHVLGSILHFTRRFHVAERRQRRREWRHYQAHELQGSTVTIVGLGAIGRAVCDRLEPFGVETIGVRYSPEKGGPTDEVIGFGDDPFHEALARTDYLVLACPLTDVTRGLVDREALTTLDPTAVIVNVARGPVIDTDALVDALRSNWIRGASLDVTDPEPLPEEHPLWNLGNVQITPHNAGHTPKYYDRLADIVAENVRRYDEAGSDAGLENRVRL
- a CDS encoding manganese catalase family protein, with the protein product MFFHEPELQYEVTVENPDPHFAKLLQQAIGGQEGEMRVALQYMFQAWALPEEHEAYRDLLMETAVEELGHIEMLATAVTKNLRGSPKQMDEEVQETAATAATMTGQNPRQFLSSGLSAMPVDSNGVPFTGGYVAASGNLAGDLYANVMAEATGRTLATRLWEYTDDPGMKDMLSYLIARDAMHQNQWLEALDALDDPVPVPASFPQEEENQDVNYAFISTRRDPQPDPNAPWTQGPSPDGKGKFSYLAEQPGDGDGIPPKPDPSTYSEPEE
- a CDS encoding universal stress protein — its product is MTLSFDGTVIVPVADPDDGERTAAALEPYLGPSSTVIAINVIEKAGGGPDKASVEQREEHADDIFRRVRETLDDAPGALETRTVYGTDVVERIFETAREERADAVVFSAREGNRLAEFLTGDVARRLVKEATVPVVALPRASS
- a CDS encoding NAD(P)/FAD-dependent oxidoreductase — encoded protein: MERVDVAIVGGGPAGACAAERAAAHGAETVLFEQGVPREDREGPGPDSTDAAGMLDYWIDIMDFDYREIPDDVILQELEGTDFVGPSSRVELETTGMEAEYPKFGYTFHRARMDDWLHERAADAGADLRVGTGVKSLETDLRASSPQGPTHALTLSNGERVEAQYVVLADGPQRRVTLEALDQFTAPGRSVSEYLSPPEANHIAYQEYRDFPEELFEADRLKFWWGYMPGETAYPWVFPNDGTVARVGLTMPIGMDLEDVSNPGSYKLLEPTDEQIPSGSEYIRRLLEREYGDEYDIEADIPIVEDRGKSKGTETYPISSTRPIDSPVGANIAVAGGAMGTTSAFHEGGYHVAVRTGKIAGRLAATDSLGSYNDVWKRAIGDEILRNVAFADIVAEYEPDDWNRAFDIVNGMQGAEKNGAILEKSYSAGIGATKLLAAYKKRKFSYRDGRYVQLAEDEYFY